A genomic segment from Luteolibacter ambystomatis encodes:
- the kdpC gene encoding K(+)-transporting ATPase subunit C, with product MKAFLSELRGAIVSTAVLAVVCCGLYPAAVTGISRLCFKSKVDGSLITDKNGVIRGSSLLGQNFSGEKYFQPRPSSAGANGYDASSSSGSNLGPTSQKLADAIKERVAAYRTTNGLAADQAVPADAVTASGSGLDPHISPANAALQIARVAKARNLPADKVRELVAANTDSEDLGLLGDPGVNVLKLNLALDSL from the coding sequence ATGAAAGCGTTTCTCTCGGAACTCCGCGGAGCCATCGTCTCCACCGCCGTCCTCGCCGTCGTCTGTTGCGGACTCTACCCCGCTGCTGTGACCGGCATCTCCCGCCTGTGCTTCAAGTCGAAGGTGGACGGCAGCCTCATCACGGACAAGAATGGCGTGATTCGCGGCTCCTCGCTGCTCGGCCAGAATTTCAGCGGGGAGAAGTATTTCCAGCCGCGTCCGTCCTCCGCGGGCGCCAATGGCTACGATGCCTCGTCGTCCAGCGGCAGCAACCTCGGCCCGACCTCGCAAAAGCTTGCCGACGCGATCAAGGAACGCGTGGCGGCTTACCGCACCACCAACGGCCTGGCCGCCGACCAGGCGGTGCCCGCAGATGCGGTCACCGCCTCCGGCAGCGGCCTTGATCCCCACATCAGCCCGGCCAATGCCGCGCTCCAGATCGCCCGTGTCGCGAAGGCCCGCAACCTGCCCGCCGACAAGGTGCGGGAATTGGTGGCGGCGAACACCGATTCGGAGGATCTTGGTCTGCTGGGGGACCCCGGCGTGAACGTGTTGAAGCTGAATCTGGCTCTCGACAGCCTCTAA
- the kdpB gene encoding potassium-transporting ATPase subunit KdpB: MSHQAPSLFDRTILVPAIGDAFKKLDPRLMVKNPVMFVTQIGAVLTTVAIFTSSTDRGFILQLAVWLWFTVLFANFAEAIAEGRGKAQADSLRKARKDTVARRLKNGREEQVPAPVLEKGDLVVCETNDVIPADGEVVEGIASVDEAAITGESAPVIRESGGDRSAVTGGTRVISDRIVIRITSEKGNTFLDRMIAMVEGAKRQKTPNEIALTILLSAMTLIFLLVCITLKPFGTYAGMEFTIPVLVALLVCLIPTTIGGLLSAIGISGIDRLIRRNVMATSGRAVEAAGDIDVLLLDKTGTITIGNRMASDFVPAPGVTEQTLADTAQLASLADETPEGRSIVVLAKEKFNIRGRDLQHPHATFVPFTAQTRMSGVDLDGRSIRKGAAESVKQWVEQQGGVYPVDVEKAVEAASRAGRTPLVVAEGPKVLGVVELKDIVKGGIKERFAQLRKMGIRTVMITGDNPMTAAAIAAEAGVDDFMAQATPEDKLKRIRSEQAAGHLVAMTGDGTNDAPALAQADVGVAMNTGTQAAREAGNMVDLDSNPTKLIEIVEIGKQLLMTRGSLTTFSIANDVAKYFAIIPAMLMVTFPAISPLNIMGLVSPQSAILSAVIFNALVIIALIPLALKGVPYKPMGAVLVLRRNLLIYGLGGLVVPFIGIKAIDLIITTLHFA; encoded by the coding sequence ATGTCTCACCAAGCTCCATCTTTGTTCGACCGCACAATCCTCGTGCCTGCCATCGGCGATGCTTTCAAGAAGCTCGACCCGCGGCTCATGGTCAAGAATCCGGTGATGTTCGTCACCCAGATCGGCGCGGTGCTCACCACCGTGGCGATCTTCACCTCCAGCACGGATCGCGGATTCATTCTCCAGCTCGCGGTCTGGCTGTGGTTCACCGTCCTGTTCGCGAACTTCGCCGAAGCCATTGCGGAAGGCCGCGGCAAGGCCCAGGCGGACAGCCTGCGCAAGGCCCGCAAGGATACCGTCGCCCGCCGTTTGAAAAACGGTCGTGAGGAACAGGTGCCCGCGCCGGTGCTGGAAAAGGGCGACCTCGTCGTCTGCGAAACCAATGACGTGATCCCCGCCGATGGCGAGGTGGTCGAAGGCATCGCCAGCGTGGACGAAGCCGCCATCACCGGTGAGTCCGCCCCCGTCATCCGCGAAAGCGGTGGAGACCGCAGCGCCGTCACCGGCGGCACACGGGTGATCAGCGACCGCATCGTCATCCGCATCACTTCGGAAAAGGGCAACACCTTCCTCGACCGCATGATCGCGATGGTGGAAGGTGCGAAGCGCCAGAAGACACCGAATGAGATCGCGCTGACGATCCTGCTTTCCGCGATGACGCTGATCTTCCTGCTGGTCTGCATCACGCTGAAGCCCTTCGGCACCTACGCGGGCATGGAGTTCACCATTCCGGTGCTGGTCGCGCTGCTGGTGTGCCTTATTCCCACCACCATCGGCGGTCTGCTCAGTGCCATCGGCATCAGCGGCATCGACCGCCTGATCCGCCGCAACGTGATGGCCACCAGCGGACGCGCGGTGGAGGCCGCCGGCGACATCGACGTGCTGTTGCTCGACAAGACGGGCACCATCACCATCGGCAACCGCATGGCCTCGGACTTCGTCCCGGCTCCCGGCGTGACCGAGCAGACATTGGCGGATACCGCCCAGCTTGCCTCGCTGGCGGATGAAACGCCGGAAGGCCGCAGCATCGTCGTGCTGGCGAAGGAGAAGTTCAACATCCGCGGCCGCGATCTCCAGCACCCGCACGCCACCTTCGTACCCTTCACCGCGCAGACCCGCATGAGCGGCGTGGATCTGGATGGACGCAGCATCCGCAAGGGCGCGGCGGAGTCCGTGAAGCAGTGGGTGGAGCAGCAGGGTGGCGTCTATCCCGTGGATGTCGAGAAGGCCGTTGAAGCCGCATCCCGCGCCGGACGCACTCCGCTCGTCGTGGCGGAAGGTCCGAAGGTGCTCGGCGTGGTCGAGCTGAAGGACATCGTCAAAGGCGGCATCAAGGAACGCTTCGCCCAGCTTCGCAAGATGGGCATCCGCACCGTGATGATCACCGGTGACAATCCGATGACCGCCGCCGCCATCGCCGCCGAGGCAGGCGTGGACGACTTCATGGCGCAGGCCACCCCGGAGGACAAGCTGAAGCGCATCCGTTCCGAGCAGGCCGCCGGCCATCTCGTCGCCATGACCGGTGACGGCACCAATGACGCTCCCGCTCTGGCCCAGGCCGATGTCGGCGTGGCCATGAACACCGGCACCCAGGCCGCGCGCGAGGCCGGCAACATGGTGGACCTGGACAGCAATCCGACCAAGCTCATCGAGATCGTGGAGATCGGCAAACAACTCCTCATGACCCGTGGTTCGCTGACCACCTTCTCCATCGCCAATGACGTCGCGAAATACTTCGCCATCATTCCCGCGATGCTGATGGTTACCTTCCCCGCGATCTCGCCGCTCAATATCATGGGCCTGGTTTCGCCGCAGAGCGCCATTCTCAGCGCCGTGATCTTCAACGCGCTCGTCATCATCGCCCTCATCCCGCTCGCGCTGAAAGGTGTCCCATACAAGCCGATGGGCGCGGTGTTGGTCCTGCGCCGCAACCTTCTCATCTACGGTCTCGGCGGCCTGGTGGTGCCTTTCATCGGCATCAAGGCCATCGACCTCATCATCACCACCCTTCATTTCGCCTGA
- a CDS encoding potassium-transporting ATPase subunit C, protein MSSHRLKIITILVTLAALLVISIVRYGKILDERALEIPDEKAAGMELLTRKLSGPGYFQDVTKNPGAVTGDEGPWITPDEARSQFDRVVNERKFGGDQSDQVRKLIEKLTEPHPSRLVGSDRINLNKLNLAVDQIGK, encoded by the coding sequence ATGAGCTCGCATCGTCTCAAGATCATCACCATTCTCGTCACGCTGGCCGCGCTCCTGGTGATCTCCATCGTCCGCTACGGGAAGATCCTCGACGAGCGAGCACTGGAGATCCCGGACGAGAAGGCCGCGGGGATGGAGCTGCTGACCCGGAAGTTGTCCGGACCGGGCTACTTCCAGGATGTCACGAAGAACCCGGGCGCTGTCACAGGCGATGAAGGGCCGTGGATCACACCGGACGAAGCCCGTTCCCAGTTCGACCGGGTGGTGAACGAGCGGAAGTTCGGTGGCGATCAGTCGGACCAGGTCAGGAAGCTCATCGAGAAGCTGACCGAGCCCCATCCCTCCCGTCTGGTGGGCAGCGACCGGATTAATCTGAACAAACTCAATCTGGCAGTCGACCAGATCGGGAAGTGA
- a CDS encoding sensor histidine kinase: MKDEPRPDPDALLAQVQREENQGKRGRLFLFLGMCPGVGKTYAMLLAARQRKKEGLNVLVGVVETHGRVETEALLEGMEVLPRRKLSHGGHVLEEFDLDTALARRPDLLLVDELAHTNAPGTRHRKRYQDVIELLDAGIDVCTTVNVQHIESQVDIVRQITGVAVMETVPDSMLDRAHEIQLVDLSVEKLMQRLAEGKVYLGERAQAAADGFFREGNLTALRELALRFTAERVDRDLEDIRRARRVNSPWKTNARLLVGVGPTPYSESLIRWTRRASGRLGCPWLAVWVERTQPLTPQQQDLLARGLGLARKLGGEVVHATGHDVAETLLQVARERNVSQIIVGKPDKRSRWKSSLADQLIAGSGDIDVCVVRPLIGRPPATSQEKVKPVPTHAAVEYGKVFLGTAVLTAICWGLRSIGGYTMPAMVFLFGIVLAALKFSRGAVLMMATLCALAWNYFFIPPRFTLQIQKPEDVVMLVLFFVVALAMGHLTARLRKREVAERRRQMETDALLRVTQSAALAPETGKGLAEALRIIDSVLDADTALVVRRLDHTLPSEVHPASTFIPEEQEFGVAAWAYGNKQTAGRFTDTLPQSQATWFPLQTATSTMGVLGVRTEGGGLDFVRRQAIEAFALQLALVLEKEHFIQAVNQAELIEKSERLRRTLLDSVSHELKTPLAVIRAAVDGMGGPASDPYVSEIDTATRRLQRLVDGLLQMTRLESQIVEPQLEWTDVTEIVDEATFAVGDILRTHPVELHLPEEFPFVKTDHALVVQALANILHNAAVYTPVGTIIEISARHAEGKFHLAVRDHGKGLPVGEESRVFGKFYRAPGSPAGGTGLGLSIARGFIRALGGDITAWNHPSGGAVFEIAMTAEFMDPRSKDLPMLVSEIAARQD, from the coding sequence ATGAAGGACGAGCCACGACCCGATCCGGATGCCCTGCTCGCGCAGGTCCAGCGCGAGGAAAACCAGGGCAAGCGTGGCCGCTTGTTTCTTTTTCTCGGCATGTGCCCTGGCGTGGGGAAGACCTACGCCATGCTGCTCGCCGCCCGGCAGCGGAAGAAGGAGGGGCTGAACGTGCTCGTCGGCGTGGTGGAAACCCACGGCCGGGTGGAAACGGAAGCCCTTCTCGAGGGGATGGAAGTGCTGCCTCGCAGGAAGCTCTCCCACGGCGGCCATGTGTTGGAGGAGTTCGATCTCGATACCGCGCTGGCACGCCGTCCGGACCTGCTGTTGGTGGATGAACTGGCGCATACCAACGCGCCGGGAACCCGCCATCGCAAGCGCTACCAGGATGTCATCGAGCTGTTGGACGCGGGCATCGATGTCTGCACCACCGTCAACGTCCAGCACATCGAGAGCCAGGTGGACATCGTCCGCCAGATCACCGGTGTGGCGGTGATGGAGACGGTGCCGGATTCCATGCTCGATCGCGCGCATGAGATCCAGCTCGTGGACCTCAGCGTGGAGAAGCTGATGCAGCGCCTCGCGGAGGGGAAGGTGTATCTTGGCGAGCGCGCCCAGGCCGCCGCCGATGGATTTTTCCGCGAGGGCAATCTCACCGCCCTGCGCGAGCTGGCGCTGCGTTTCACTGCGGAACGGGTGGACCGCGATCTGGAGGACATCCGCCGTGCCCGCCGGGTAAACAGTCCGTGGAAGACCAATGCCCGGCTGCTGGTCGGTGTCGGCCCCACGCCTTATTCGGAAAGCCTGATCCGCTGGACGCGCCGGGCTTCCGGACGTCTCGGTTGCCCATGGCTGGCGGTGTGGGTGGAGCGCACGCAACCGCTGACTCCCCAGCAACAGGATCTGCTGGCCCGTGGTCTCGGTCTTGCGAGAAAGCTCGGCGGCGAAGTCGTGCATGCCACCGGTCATGATGTGGCGGAGACGCTTCTCCAGGTGGCGCGCGAGCGCAATGTCTCCCAGATCATCGTTGGAAAGCCGGACAAGCGGTCACGATGGAAGTCATCGCTTGCCGACCAGCTCATTGCGGGCAGCGGTGATATCGATGTCTGCGTGGTGCGGCCCTTGATCGGTCGTCCGCCCGCCACTTCACAGGAAAAGGTCAAGCCGGTGCCCACCCATGCCGCTGTCGAATACGGCAAGGTGTTTCTGGGCACGGCGGTTCTCACCGCGATTTGCTGGGGGCTGCGCTCGATCGGCGGCTATACCATGCCCGCGATGGTCTTCCTCTTCGGCATCGTGCTCGCGGCGCTGAAGTTCTCGCGTGGCGCGGTGTTGATGATGGCCACGCTGTGCGCGCTGGCATGGAACTACTTTTTCATTCCGCCGCGGTTCACGCTCCAGATCCAGAAGCCCGAGGACGTGGTGATGCTGGTATTGTTCTTCGTCGTGGCTCTCGCGATGGGGCATCTCACCGCACGTCTCAGGAAACGCGAGGTGGCGGAGCGGAGGCGGCAGATGGAGACGGACGCGCTGCTGCGGGTGACCCAGAGTGCGGCCCTCGCTCCGGAAACCGGCAAGGGACTTGCCGAGGCGCTGCGCATCATCGATTCCGTGCTTGATGCGGACACGGCGCTGGTCGTGCGCCGCCTGGACCACACGCTGCCATCGGAGGTTCATCCGGCGAGCACCTTCATTCCGGAGGAGCAGGAGTTCGGTGTGGCGGCGTGGGCTTATGGCAACAAGCAGACCGCCGGCCGCTTCACCGATACGCTGCCGCAATCGCAGGCCACGTGGTTCCCGCTCCAGACGGCGACCTCCACCATGGGGGTGCTGGGTGTCCGGACCGAGGGTGGGGGACTTGATTTCGTGCGGCGGCAAGCCATCGAGGCCTTCGCGCTTCAGCTCGCGCTGGTTCTGGAAAAGGAGCACTTCATCCAAGCGGTGAACCAAGCCGAACTGATCGAGAAATCGGAACGCCTGCGCCGTACTTTGCTCGATAGCGTCTCGCACGAGTTGAAGACGCCGCTCGCCGTGATCCGCGCCGCCGTCGATGGCATGGGTGGTCCTGCGAGCGATCCGTATGTTTCGGAGATTGATACCGCCACCAGGCGTCTCCAGCGGCTGGTCGACGGTCTGCTGCAAATGACCCGCCTCGAGTCCCAGATCGTGGAACCCCAGCTCGAATGGACGGACGTGACCGAGATCGTGGATGAAGCGACCTTTGCGGTCGGCGACATCCTGAGGACGCATCCCGTGGAGCTGCATCTGCCGGAGGAGTTTCCCTTCGTGAAGACCGATCACGCGCTGGTGGTGCAGGCCTTGGCGAACATCCTCCACAACGCCGCAGTCTATACCCCGGTAGGGACGATCATCGAGATCTCTGCACGTCATGCCGAAGGGAAATTTCACTTGGCCGTGAGGGATCATGGCAAGGGTTTGCCGGTCGGTGAGGAATCGAGGGTATTCGGGAAATTCTATCGCGCGCCCGGATCACCGGCGGGAGGCACGGGCCTCGGGCTCTCGATCGCGCGGGGCTTCATCCGCGCGCTTGGCGGCGACATCACGGCGTGGAATCATCCGTCCGGCGGCGCGGTCTTCGAGATCGCGATGACAGCCGAATTCATGGACCCACGGAGCAAGGATCTTCCTATGCTTGTTTCTGAAATAGCGGCGCGGCAGGATTGA